The DNA sequence TGTGTAATTTGAATTATTATTGTAGGTGTAATTCGAATTAGTAAACGTGTATGTAGTTCGAATCAGAGTGATTtgaattacataaaaataaagtttgaaTTAAAGTGATTCAAACTATATAAATATGTGTCTCTGTTTGATTCATGAACTATTTTTGTATTTAgctaatttatataattttaagcTTCCATTAACTTATTTCAGTGATTTGTCTTAAATAAAAGCCTTCATTTGTATaacattaaatataaatatagtaCGACATATGTATATAATGACGTGGATATTGAAAGTGTCGTTTTCGTGCATGAGAGAAACTCTATTTTCATGCATCGAATTGAGGAAATATTGAGCAGAAATTATTTCTCGTGTTCAGTTCGGTCCTTGTCGTTGAGAGCGCTCAGCTCTGTACGTAGCCCAGAGTTTCCTccataatttatataatattactattatttatttttggacTTATGTAATATCATTTTTTCTGTCTAATAACTAGATGTTACTTTCTCCTTTCATTTGCAAAATATCCCTTTCTTTCAGTCATTTAGAAATAGAATATTTCATATTTGAGaatattccttgcaatttaactCATGAGTGAAAAATATAAACTAGTAATACAATGGCTTGACGCCTATCATCATACATAGTAACACTACTATATAGTTtggtacaataatgatttatttatttataggTGCTTCACGTGGTGTTACTATTGGGGGTAAAATGGAGACAAAACTATCATTTCATATTAATCACGAATGCCCCCACCACTATAACACAAGTAAACCCCACTTCTGTCTTCTTTTTGTTGGGCCTCTGATTCTCATTAACatcaacatatataaatatataatatgtacatttttcttttatttctcaTGCAAATTTGAAAACTTTACACATGTCGTGagatttcatttttttttcttaatgaTTTTGGTCGAACATTTAGGTTAAGTTTTTGGTCTGAGAAAAAGGTAGCAGTTGAAGAAGCCTATTGGGCTTCGAGGTATACTTAGGCCCATAAAAGCATTGGGCCGGATCTGACGAATATGTGAGAACCCGACCCGATCATGTGGGTAATGTGATTATGTGAATCTGGAGATGGAGAAGGACAAACGAGAAAAGGAACAAAACAAAAGCCAGCTTAGCTGCGTTGCAATTTGCAAGCCATTCAGATTGGGAAGGAAGAAGAAACTGTGTCGATTCAAATCAAATTGAATCGAATCGAATCCCTATTTGTTGTTGCTGCTGGAATCGGAATCGGAATCGGTTTGAAAGTGACAAGCAACGCACATCACATGATCATACAACAGAAACAGTAGTAACAACAACAGAAATCTAAAGGGAAAACAATGGGGAAGAATCAAGCCTACAAAGCTATGCAGAGGGCCAGGCTCGGCGGCGCCTCCGCCGGCCCCGACGAGATTGAAGACGGCATGGTTTGTACCCTTCCATACCACCCATCTATTTAATTTTTCTCATTCCATTTAACCTAATCTTGCTTTTTGTGGATTTAGggttctattttttttttttttaaaaaaattcagcATGTGCTTTTGTTCCTTTTATTTACTATATGCTTTTCTGATTGTTTTTGGTGTATTCCCTAACAAAATCCTTTTCCTTATTCAAGACATTGAGTCATTTTGACCTTCATAGTTTATGCTTGGTTCTACACTCTCTAGACTCAGTTTGGTATGGTCTTATAATTAGGGAAAACATAAATAATAGGTGTGATTTTTCGTGAAAATTTCATTTTGGGATTTAGTTACTTCGGGAGGCCGCCAAACTGGTCATTAGTGCCATCAGTTTAACGGTAAATTCATTATAAGTTGTATTAAAGGTGCTGATAACGGCACGAGGTTTGGAATTTACTCCTTGTGACTAATCTATTATGATAATGGACAACTTGATAAAATATAGCTGAACTCTACTACATTGGAACAGCAGGGTCATCAATGTTGACATGGACAAACTAAACCTTTTCAGAACTAAGGAATAAAGAATTGACAGTTGATGCATATGTGTGCTGTGTACACATGGATACCTAATATTAGCAAGAATCACACAACAGTACcctggattttttattttttcctagTAACTTTCAATTTAATAACACTGTATTAGAAACTTTGTTGAAAGGAATGCTTCTTCCCTTGGCTCTCAgttttcttatctttttgtGTGTTATGGGTTTTTATGCTTTGTAATACTTGAATGTTAGATCTCTGTTTTTCTCGTGGACCTTTATTGATGAGGACAGTCGCAGGTGGATGGTTCATTTCATTCACCAGAGTGGCATGCTGCTCGTTTGGCTAGCCTTAACACTTCTCACACAATTACCTGGGAGGAGTTCAAAAAGAAACAGAAGGTAATCATTTCAGCATCTTTATTATTTAATCTTATAAAGGAAGTACAAATCTCATTTGTTTCTGGGGACTGAGGCTACCTACTTTACTTTTTTTCATCAGTGTTAGTTGAAAATAGGCCCATGAATTTTCTATGCTAATTAGTCTTTGAGCTTGCATATGCTATAACTCTTTTACCGTTTCGAATCCGTGTCAGTGGTGAGGACTGTGATAATAAGCGTGGGACTGTAATAAGATTGTATCTAGCCACTAGAAAGTTGAACTGAGGAAACCCGTGGGGCAGGTAAAGGTGAATTACTTCTCTGGCCTACTAACTGATTTGAGGGGGTCATAGGCAAAGTTTTGACTTGCTTTTATACGGTATTTCTGACCCTGACCAATAGTTCTGTTTGTGACTGTTGCTTGTTCCCCGGGGAGCTCTTCTGGATTTGCAAGTTTGTTTCTAGCATACTAGCTTGTGTCAATTTCCCAGGGCAATCACTCCATTAATTATCTTGTTTTTCTTTAATGTGTAATACATTtgattttattagaatttaatttaataggAAGAAGAAATGAGAAAAGGGGAGTTGGAAGCAGATGCAGATAGGATGATGAGAGAGTACAGAGCTCAACTAGATGCTGAAAGGGCTCGCAAACTTTCCCAAGGAAGGAACCATTCTGGTAGTAAGTCCAAACTCAAAGGTATGTGTGCTGAGGCTGCAAAAACATGGTGACTGGCATGTGTTTCTTGTATTTCTTTTCCCCACTCCCAACTTATAAACTGTTGCATGTTATCCCATGCAGTTAAGAAGGACAAAATTTCAAAGAAGCACAGCAGCAGAAAGCGAAAGGTgctttttgatttctaaaacGTCCAGTTCTGAAATTTACTTTTCCCAGAGAAGAACtcggtttttatgctaaaaTTGATGGCTTTGTTTTCAATTCGAATAGTAATGTTAGTATGCTACTATCCCCTCAAATTTCGTATCACTGCTAAGTAGTGGCTATCTCTTTCCTCTTAGTTTTCAGTAAGGTTGATATTGGACCAATTATAGTGTGTGTTTAAATTATTGGCACAACAGGCATGTTGAAAATTTGGTGAAGGCTTGTATGTGTATCTCTGTTTTGAACTTCACTTTGTTCGAAATGTTGCTGCTTCCCTTTCCCTCTAGATAACTGATAAAATGTTTGAATGGATTTGAAGTTCATTATCTCTCGGCAaacatttctttttttaaaaaagaataagtTTCTGTTAATGAAATGGATAATCATATATAATGTACTTGTAGTCTTGTACTATCATTTGCTTTACATCAATGTCTTTGCTTTAAGGTATGAAAGTGCTTTTCTGACTGAAGTGATTGATTATTTATCTCGTAGGTTTTTATTGTTAGATTTTGCAAAACAATTGTTAATTACTGTGGcatattgtttttatttatatggGGTATGACTCGTCTATCTTATCCATACAATGAATTACTTTATTGTAGTTGTTCAAATGAATCTAGCAATGTTGAATAGGGTATATATCTGTTTACTTTTgttattatttgtatattttatatgGCTTCTCATTGTAACTACTATTGTAGCATTCAAGAAGATCTTCATCTAGCTCCTCTTCATCATCCTCCTCATATTCTTCCAGTAGCGATGAAGAAAGAGGGTCAAGAAGATCCAAGTCCAGGTCCAAGAGATCAAAGAAGGAAAAGAAGGCAAAGTCAAGAACAAAGGATTCTGGAACTGATGATGAAGATGGTGGCCCAGTTCgcctttcaaaattttttgggAATGTCAAGAGTTGATAGGTGATTTATTCAATACTTGGTTGTGTATCATAAAAATTGTTCTATGCAAATAGTAAATTCTGGTCTGCTGCTTTCATGATCAACGTATTCTTTCTCTATAGATTTGTAATTGCATGTCATATTATGTATTCTCTTTCAGAGAGATTATTTTATTGTCTTGGGTTAACCTGTGAGATTGGAGTGACCATTGAGTATCAACGACCAGACATTGAAAATCTTCTGATCTATTAGGAGCATCCTTAATGAAGACAAAGTGATAAGAGGAGAtctttcgttttttttttcccgGGAAGAAAATTACCTTTTTAAATATGGTAggattttgttacaaaattaatttacttaaaaaaatgctattgtatactaaaaattagttattatatatttatgtataaaatatatgttttgttttataAATTCTAATGTGTATTTTATAATTCAACATATATTCAAGCAAGGTTGAATGAACTTTGTTGAGTTAATGAATTCTTCCCTAAGTTGAAACCAAAAGATTCTGTGTTCGTGGTAAACTGGGAATGTCACAAAAAAGAATGGTTAGTCAGAAGCTTTAAACTTCGTTTTTATCAGTTACCGTAAATTGTAGGGATCATTCTAGCAAATAAGGAAAGAGACTTGGCATGATGCTGAATATCAGTCATCGATGTTGCTGAAAGATGAATAACAAGAAAGACCCCAACAGAATAAAGTAAAACGCTTTTAGAAAAATGGATTTTTGGTTCCCAACTCACTCGTCTCTCGAGCCTCTAAAGGTCAAGCTTAAAAAGTTAAAATCCATAGAGAAATTCAACCACTGTTAAAACGGAAGCAACTGCTATTAGCGTGCgctctcttctcttttcctttccttttttctttatCCTGAAAGAAAAACCTAACAATGGCAAAAGGCGCCTATAAGTTCAAaatgaagaaaataataattatgaCTTGTTGATCCTTGATGCAATTTtcttacaaaaataaaagaagatataaaaacaaaagactTCTTTGAAAAAATGATCAAGTGGAAAAGAGTACAAAAATACATTGTTCTGCTTCAAAATACAAAACCGGCAGGAGCACAAATTTGACAAGCAAGGATTTAATGGGTGAAGCCAATGAACTGGAGAATAATATGAAGCAAAATAAGCCATCCATGATCCATACAAGGTACATTGTTATGATTGTTGTTTGTTGCAGTCTGCCAATCATGCCTCTAATCCAAAATAATTTAACTCCAACAAAGGTCATCTGGTTTCAGatgattaaatattttaaaatatatatacagaAATCTCTATTGACACAGTCACCACACATTTTCTTTAAAACCCAAAGATAATATCTTCCAAATCACTATTGACTTTACTGATATTCAGGGTTAAATGCTAGAGCCTCTCTGTATATCAGTTCTTTCATCTGCTCCTCTGTCAAAGCATGCTGCTCAAAATCAAAGTTGAAGGGGGTCATGCACACCGGTTCATCACTTATGTCATGAAGCGATGTCAGGTACGGGTGTGCCAGTGCATCTTCAACTGCAACACAAACAAAGAAAAGTTAGTGCTAGCACAACACTTGGAAGGTAAAGATAAAAAGAAACTGGGTTAAGAGCGCAGGACAAAGTTATCATAACAGAGAGACGACGTGGGAGAACATCAACTGAGTTGTTAAATAATGGTTTCCTTAAATGACTTTGTCATTCAAATCTTCTGGACAGGGAAACAGCTTataatttgatttcaaattaaacaaagaaataaCACCTTCAGTTGGTAAAACAAAAATGAGCCTCAGTGCCTCACTAAGCATCTAAACAGAACATGCCACAATTAATCCATAGTCAAAGCCAAGCTGTAGGTTTGGGATGTGTAAACATTGATAGAAGATGTGCAAGAGAGGAAATGATATACAAACATTTGTCTAAACTCTGAAGGATACAAAGATCAATGCAAGTTTACCAATACCAAGAAGAAAGCACTTATGATGCAACATCTAGTAGTAAATTATCAAACAATGTTACTTTTAATAAGAACATTTGacgccaaaaagcatacaattTTAAAGAGAGATGCATCAACCTTGTATACGAAAACCAAAGGAAATGAAAACATACCAGTAATCCTTTGTCGAGGATCAAAGGTCAACATCTTTTCAACAAGATCAATGGCTGCAGGATGGACCTGAGGAAACTTTTCTTGGAAAGATTGGCGTCGGTAAAGAGGGAGTTGCCTAATGTATCTCTTAGCATTTTCATTCAGAAATCCCAAATCAGCTTCTGATGGGGTGCCAATGAGCTGTACAGTATGAAGCATGTCAATTATATTGATTAATTGACATCAATCTAGGCTGTTGTCAAATTTAAAGTGCATAGATCAAACAAGTTTTAAAAATGAAAGATTCCAGCACAAATTCATTGATTCAGTCAAGGGGTCAGATTATAGTCAAGGATAAACATATTACTATGAAAATAAAATCTAGCTTAATTATATACTCCAGAATGACAGTGCTATGAATTTCAATTTGGTTTAATGTGTTAACCAAAAGTCTAAAAAGGTTAATCATTTCTATTTCAACCATTAAAAAGACCAATGTAGATCAATAAATGTTTAACttcttcaaaaatcaaagacCTCTAAATAAGTTACCTCCATAAGTAGACGCAGTTGATGCACGTGATCTCTGCCAGGGAACAATGGTTTTCGATCCATCAGTTCCATGAAGATACAACCAACAGACCATACATCAATTGCTGCAGTATAATCGGAAGAGTTTAACAGAAGCTCTGGTGCTCGGTACCATCTTGTAACAA is a window from the Arachis stenosperma cultivar V10309 chromosome 3, arast.V10309.gnm1.PFL2, whole genome shotgun sequence genome containing:
- the LOC130966387 gene encoding uncharacterized protein LOC130966387, whose amino-acid sequence is MGKNQAYKAMQRARLGGASAGPDEIEDGMVDGSFHSPEWHAARLASLNTSHTITWEEFKKKQKEEEMRKGELEADADRMMREYRAQLDAERARKLSQGRNHSGSKSKLKVKKDKISKKHSSRKRKHSRRSSSSSSSSSSSYSSSSDEERGSRRSKSRSKRSKKEKKAKSRTKDSGTDDEDGGPVRLSKFFGNVKS